The following proteins come from a genomic window of Companilactobacillus pabuli:
- a CDS encoding alpha/beta hydrolase, translated as MKGNITEAILQMRKQFKTQDDKRDAGLPTEIPEVTRINDLIYGPDPKWNLLDIYLPKNTTKPIPTIINIHGGGWCYGTKETYQFFGLNWAKRGFAFVNANYRLAPDVAFPKELDDVNSYIHFVAEHADEYNLDKSNVFLMGDSAGGQMAEQYVTILTNPKYQQLFDYEMTDLKFKAVVLNSAANFMAEPNAIKGAVAGYFTPESVQKYSEQLNVEKYITKDFLPAYISTANQDFLRNNAFKMDGFLTAKNIPHICKMYGDEKNPRGHVFLINQKDELAKKANDDEMAFLKSYLN; from the coding sequence ATGAAAGGGAATATTACAGAAGCAATTTTACAAATGAGAAAACAATTTAAAACTCAAGATGATAAACGTGATGCTGGATTACCAACAGAAATTCCTGAAGTGACACGGATCAATGATTTAATATATGGTCCGGATCCTAAATGGAACCTATTAGATATTTATTTGCCTAAAAATACTACAAAGCCAATTCCTACCATTATTAATATTCACGGTGGTGGTTGGTGCTATGGAACTAAAGAGACTTATCAATTCTTTGGCTTAAATTGGGCTAAACGTGGTTTCGCCTTCGTGAATGCCAATTATCGTTTGGCGCCGGATGTAGCTTTTCCAAAAGAATTGGATGATGTAAATAGTTATATTCACTTTGTGGCTGAACACGCTGATGAGTATAACTTGGATAAAAGTAATGTCTTTTTGATGGGAGACAGTGCTGGTGGTCAAATGGCAGAACAATATGTCACGATTTTGACCAATCCAAAATATCAACAACTTTTCGATTACGAAATGACAGACTTGAAATTTAAAGCAGTTGTTTTAAATAGTGCCGCTAATTTTATGGCCGAACCAAATGCTATCAAGGGAGCTGTGGCTGGTTACTTTACTCCAGAGTCGGTTCAAAAATATTCAGAACAATTAAACGTCGAAAAATACATTACTAAAGATTTCTTGCCAGCATATATTTCCACTGCTAATCAAGATTTCTTGCGTAATAATGCCTTTAAGATGGATGGCTTTTTGACAGCCAAAAATATTCCCCATATTTGCAAGATGTATGGTGATGAGAAAAATCCACGTGGACATGTTTTCTTGATTAATCAAAAAGACGAACTTGCTAAAAAAGCTAATGATGATGAGATGGCTTTTCTCAAGAGTTACCTTAATTAG
- a CDS encoding VanZ family protein — MRYIPLLFILTIASCLGLTIFNFVKDFEKRRFNLISLIYLTFLATILFTPISFDGSSVYLMPSGIGQVNLHQLDIWELGFAENIILTVPLGFLIKYYLPKISIISMALAGFLIGGLIETAQFFLSHIFLINRTSDINDVIANALGIIVGTILLIVYEKITEKSTSKQSHI, encoded by the coding sequence ATGCGATATATACCGTTATTATTCATTTTGACAATAGCTTCATGTTTAGGATTGACCATCTTCAATTTTGTTAAAGATTTTGAAAAACGTCGTTTCAATTTAATCAGTTTAATTTACTTAACATTTCTAGCAACTATTTTATTCACGCCAATTTCATTTGATGGTTCATCGGTTTACTTGATGCCATCTGGTATCGGGCAAGTGAATTTACATCAATTAGATATTTGGGAACTAGGATTCGCTGAAAATATTATTTTGACTGTACCATTAGGATTTTTGATCAAATATTATCTTCCAAAAATTTCAATAATATCCATGGCACTTGCTGGATTTCTAATTGGCGGTTTAATTGAGACAGCCCAATTTTTCCTATCCCACATTTTCTTAATCAATCGTACAAGCGACATTAATGATGTAATTGCCAATGCTTTAGGAATCATCGTTGGAACGATTCTATTGATTGTTTATGAAAAAATCACTGAAAAGTCTACATCTAAACAGAGTCATATTTAG
- a CDS encoding glycerophosphodiester phosphodiesterase family protein, giving the protein MKINNRQLEQKLREKDFLILVHRGSHGGNIIENTSDAVKVALLQHADMVEIDVSKSADDNFYIFHDGGEKRLLHELRNIKNLTSQEIKSKLLHNSLDEPIEKRIESFDYFYTHVNHNTLINIDRSWEYWETFLPFLDKYSEMHEYFILKSPPKRKYLRQLNDHRIKYLYFPIITDLEQLEILKEFPDLNLVGLEIIESLEGKFKLINSPKIDSYRREELMLLSNSIKLNDETVLFSGLDDNLALLEGPKSSWNSILKTGINAIQTDWPDILYQYRQTL; this is encoded by the coding sequence ATGAAAATCAATAATCGACAACTTGAACAAAAACTTCGTGAAAAGGATTTTCTGATTTTGGTTCACAGAGGATCTCATGGCGGAAATATTATTGAAAATACTAGTGATGCTGTCAAAGTTGCTTTGTTACAACATGCTGATATGGTAGAAATTGATGTTTCCAAGTCTGCAGATGACAATTTTTATATTTTCCATGACGGAGGAGAAAAGCGTCTATTACATGAATTAAGAAATATTAAAAATTTGACTTCACAAGAAATTAAATCCAAATTATTACATAATAGTTTAGATGAACCTATTGAAAAAAGAATTGAGAGTTTTGATTATTTTTATACGCATGTAAATCACAATACATTAATTAATATTGACCGATCATGGGAATATTGGGAGACATTCTTACCATTTTTAGATAAGTATTCCGAAATGCATGAGTATTTTATTCTCAAGTCACCTCCAAAGAGAAAATATTTGAGACAGCTTAATGATCATCGTATTAAATATTTATATTTCCCAATAATTACAGATTTAGAACAACTTGAAATATTAAAAGAATTTCCAGATTTAAATCTAGTTGGTTTAGAAATTATTGAGTCTTTGGAGGGTAAATTTAAACTGATTAATTCACCAAAAATTGATTCATATCGTCGTGAAGAATTAATGTTATTGTCTAATAGTATTAAATTGAATGATGAAACTGTATTATTTAGTGGATTAGATGATAATCTAGCTTTGCTAGAAGGTCCTAAATCAAGTTGGAACTCAATTCTAAAGACAGGTATTAATGCAATTCAAACGGATTGGCCAGATATTTTATATCAGTATAGACAGACTTTATAA
- a CDS encoding ABC transporter permease, with protein MTKIKRINPSMILFLILFLWFIVSFMIFPNIQIMKTIFFDKQTSAGESIQSILSSQRAMQGIKNSFILAVTLSITTTIVGILEVLFLEYFEIRFRKVINLAYMIPLIFGGVMVANGYIFTYGSKGFVTTSLLKIFPKMNPSWFSGYHAVIFLMTFACTSTYMIFFRNSFKGIDYQTVEAARGLGASNFKIIFQIILPTLKPIILTCTVLLFQTGLMAMSAPLMVGGRGFETISPLILTFTQRPSSRTLAAILSLFLGLIQLLLLYAIQRNERKGNFLSISKVSTRIKRTRIHNPFFNFIAHVLAYSFALINLIPFMTVILFSFTDIQAIASRKLYLNSFSLENYKMILTSESAYRPFLTSVFYATISSIIVVLLMLVVSHFVYKKRNKFTTILEMIIYTPWVFPGLMFALGLVITYSRPHMIVMNNILTGSLIIMLIAYIIVMMPNTFRFLKASFFAVNSSLEDAAKNLGAKPTYTFIKIVLPIVLPTVLAMLAINFNGKLSEYDLSVFLYNPIAKPIGVVIKNNSSTDAGIEGIALNFVYSVILMSINALIFFFVYADGKNTIKNLFKKER; from the coding sequence ATGACAAAAATCAAACGAATAAATCCCAGTATGATTTTATTTTTAATTCTTTTTCTCTGGTTTATTGTTTCCTTTATGATCTTTCCGAATATTCAGATAATGAAAACTATCTTTTTTGACAAACAAACGTCAGCTGGAGAGTCCATCCAATCAATTCTAAGTTCTCAACGTGCGATGCAAGGTATTAAAAATTCCTTCATATTGGCAGTTACTCTCAGTATAACTACGACAATAGTTGGAATTTTGGAAGTATTATTTTTAGAATATTTTGAAATTAGATTTCGTAAGGTTATCAATTTGGCCTATATGATTCCTTTGATTTTCGGAGGAGTTATGGTTGCCAATGGTTATATTTTTACTTATGGATCTAAAGGCTTTGTGACAACCTCTTTGTTAAAGATATTTCCTAAAATGAATCCATCTTGGTTTTCAGGTTATCATGCAGTGATTTTCTTGATGACATTTGCATGTACTTCAACGTATATGATATTTTTTCGTAATTCTTTCAAAGGAATTGATTATCAAACCGTTGAAGCGGCTAGAGGATTAGGGGCATCTAATTTTAAAATCATTTTCCAAATTATTTTACCGACACTAAAACCCATAATTCTAACTTGTACGGTTTTATTGTTTCAAACAGGATTGATGGCAATGTCAGCGCCATTGATGGTTGGTGGTAGAGGATTTGAAACCATCAGTCCATTGATTTTGACATTTACTCAAAGACCCAGTTCTAGAACATTAGCCGCAATTCTTTCGTTGTTTTTGGGTCTTATTCAATTATTGTTATTGTATGCGATACAACGTAATGAACGTAAAGGAAATTTTTTATCGATTTCAAAGGTTTCTACAAGAATTAAACGCACTAGAATTCATAATCCTTTCTTTAATTTTATTGCTCATGTTTTGGCATATTCTTTTGCGTTAATCAATTTGATTCCGTTTATGACTGTAATATTGTTCTCATTTACCGATATTCAAGCTATTGCTAGTCGAAAATTGTATTTAAATAGTTTTAGTCTTGAAAATTATAAAATGATACTGACAAGTGAATCAGCGTATCGTCCTTTTTTAACAAGTGTCTTTTATGCGACAATATCATCTATCATAGTAGTGTTATTAATGTTAGTAGTATCTCATTTTGTTTATAAGAAGAGAAATAAGTTTACAACAATTTTAGAAATGATCATATATACGCCTTGGGTTTTCCCAGGGTTAATGTTTGCTTTGGGTCTTGTTATAACTTATTCTCGACCACACATGATAGTGATGAATAATATTTTAACAGGAAGCTTAATCATTATGTTGATTGCTTATATTATCGTCATGATGCCTAATACGTTTAGATTTTTGAAAGCTTCATTCTTTGCGGTAAATTCCTCTTTAGAAGATGCTGCGAAAAACTTGGGTGCTAAGCCGACTTATACTTTTATTAAAATTGTTCTACCAATTGTTCTACCAACTGTTTTGGCGATGCTAGCAATTAATTTTAATGGAAAATTGAGTGAATATGATTTGTCAGTTTTTTTATATAATCCGATTGCTAAACCAATTGGAGTCGTTATAAAAAATAATTCGTCAACTGATGCGGGAATTGAAGGCATTGCTTTGAATTTTGTTTATTCAGTAATCTTAATGTCAATCAATGCTCTAATCTTTTTCTTCGTCTATGCAGATGGAAAGAATACAATTAAAAATTTATTTAAAAAAGAAAGATAA
- a CDS encoding ABC transporter ATP-binding protein: MITFKNVQIKYDDFLAVPDLSFEVKEGEFFTLLGPSGCGKTTTLRALAGFLEISNGRIEIDGQDITHSPINERGMGMVFQSYALFPTMTTRENIGFGLKVEKRDKKYINQRVQEIAAMVDLTDDQLDKNVSNLSGGQQQRVAIARAIAKKPKILVMDEPLSNLDAKLRKTLRKEIKDFQQKYGITMIYVTHDQEEALMLSDRIAVFNKGNLEQIGSPDEIYNHSETEFVCNFIGDANAYTLADLTKMNLNTVELESYDKFYIRPEKVLLSKEDNSQLRGRVISKEFYGMYTYYRILVNSIEMLSFQSESNLEQFEINDKVTVCLNKLDILPYKEGGH; the protein is encoded by the coding sequence ATGATAACTTTTAAAAATGTGCAGATTAAATATGATGATTTTTTAGCTGTACCCGATTTAAGCTTTGAAGTAAAAGAAGGTGAATTTTTCACCCTATTGGGTCCTTCTGGTTGTGGTAAGACTACTACCTTGAGAGCTTTAGCAGGATTTTTAGAAATTAGCAATGGTCGAATTGAAATAGATGGCCAAGATATTACCCATTCTCCTATTAATGAAAGAGGGATGGGGATGGTTTTTCAAAGTTATGCTTTATTTCCAACGATGACTACTAGAGAAAATATCGGTTTTGGACTAAAAGTTGAAAAAAGAGATAAAAAATATATTAATCAAAGAGTTCAAGAAATTGCCGCAATGGTTGATTTAACTGATGATCAACTGGATAAAAATGTGTCCAATTTATCAGGAGGACAGCAACAAAGAGTCGCAATTGCCAGAGCTATCGCAAAAAAGCCTAAAATTTTAGTGATGGATGAACCATTGTCAAATTTGGATGCTAAGTTACGTAAAACATTACGTAAAGAAATCAAAGATTTTCAACAAAAATATGGTATAACTATGATTTATGTTACTCATGATCAAGAAGAAGCACTGATGTTATCAGATCGAATTGCTGTTTTTAATAAAGGAAATTTGGAACAAATTGGAAGTCCCGATGAAATTTATAATCATTCTGAAACAGAATTTGTTTGTAATTTTATCGGTGATGCAAATGCATATACTTTAGCTGATTTAACGAAAATGAATCTGAATACTGTCGAATTGGAATCTTACGATAAGTTTTATATTAGGCCAGAAAAGGTACTTTTATCTAAAGAAGATAATAGCCAGTTAAGAGGACGAGTTATTTCAAAAGAATTTTATGGAATGTATACCTACTATAGAATTTTGGTTAATAGTATAGAAATGCTTTCTTTTCAAAGTGAAAGTAACCTTGAACAATTTGAAATCAATGATAAAGTCACAGTTTGTTTAAATAAATTAGATATCCTTCCGTATAAGGAAGGAGGACATTAA
- a CDS encoding extracellular solute-binding protein → MKKYFKLLLITSLFFSVLAGCSANKKGSNAANEKIVVYSNSISNGRGDFLKEEAAKKGFKLELVDLGGNDIYNRLVAEKDAPVADVAFGMNQMNFSSLKNKGILKKYTPNWLGKVDKNLGDKDDYFAPLTEQRVFMIYNADKIKKSEAAKDWKDMYSNPQNKGKYIVPTNLGGATTNAVVYTQLMNNLEKNKKLGVSDAGWKELSSYFKNGKTLSEGQTEVAALMNGDAKYAYTFLSNVPVVEKKLNVHLGVVNPSYGVPQTIEQVGILKKKKQKNSTKKFVDWLGSADLQGKWAKKFGTAPVNRDAISSMDPRVKQIMKETTPQKVDYDFVNNHLSKWVEHVELNILK, encoded by the coding sequence ATGAAGAAATATTTTAAATTATTACTTATTACATCTTTATTTTTTTCAGTTTTAGCAGGATGTAGTGCAAACAAAAAAGGAAGCAATGCAGCAAATGAAAAGATTGTAGTGTATTCTAACTCAATTAGTAATGGTCGTGGAGATTTCTTGAAAGAGGAAGCTGCCAAAAAAGGTTTCAAACTAGAGTTAGTTGATTTAGGTGGGAACGATATCTATAACCGGTTGGTAGCTGAAAAAGATGCACCGGTAGCCGATGTAGCTTTTGGAATGAACCAAATGAATTTTTCATCTTTAAAGAATAAAGGAATTTTGAAAAAATATACTCCAAATTGGTTAGGCAAAGTCGATAAAAATCTTGGCGATAAAGATGATTACTTTGCTCCACTTACAGAACAGCGAGTATTTATGATTTATAACGCTGACAAAATTAAAAAGAGTGAAGCCGCTAAAGATTGGAAGGATATGTATTCTAATCCACAAAATAAAGGTAAATATATTGTACCAACGAATCTTGGTGGTGCGACTACGAATGCAGTCGTTTACACACAATTGATGAATAATCTTGAAAAAAATAAAAAACTCGGAGTTTCTGATGCTGGATGGAAAGAATTAAGTAGTTACTTTAAGAATGGTAAAACTTTATCCGAAGGTCAAACTGAAGTTGCCGCTTTGATGAATGGTGATGCTAAGTACGCATATACATTCTTAAGTAATGTTCCCGTAGTTGAAAAGAAATTAAATGTTCATTTAGGAGTTGTTAATCCATCATACGGGGTTCCCCAAACAATTGAACAAGTTGGTATTTTGAAGAAGAAGAAGCAAAAAAATAGTACAAAGAAATTTGTTGATTGGTTAGGTAGTGCTGATTTGCAAGGCAAGTGGGCTAAGAAATTTGGAACAGCTCCCGTAAATAGAGATGCAATATCTTCAATGGATCCTCGAGTAAAACAAATTATGAAAGAAACTACACCTCAAAAGGTAGATTATGACTTTGTTAATAATCATTTATCTAAATGGGTAGAACATGTCGAATTGAATATTTTGAAGTAA
- a CDS encoding extracellular solute-binding protein, which produces MSKVTITDIAKEAQVSLGTVSNVLNHRGNVKADTIRKVEQAAIKLNYVRDISALSIRQKKSTQIALMIPQLNEFTNDFYTNLYHELKNIGLAIKLYETNNNLEIEKNCLAQIKQENFYGIFIINHLESATIISKFLNNPKNLIFIGNYKNKNIRQVSINLKSLENKFIEPTFIIKDEFGMGFYKQFDTATFINDNMIDIYKKISDYPQGNFVTFNNKLASRLQNISRTLTNKIKIILISSKNIVSFEPNTQKNVFHYSANKIALSLIKMLKFQEKKLNINIYNTDYQQFQYNKQKISLNLLLLESPFSQIIKFLLPDLTKKYNIKINLATKNFSQMRMILNSNEWQKYDLIRLDISDFNWFGKKFFRPLNQLPELEAELNRLNNWNQYIYQDKIPYALPLDPSVQIMLYKNKIFSNEIIKKQYSENYNQDLIPPVDYQSLVNLAKFLNDSNEPEMKDIKLLSLIGTADTLIASEFLPYYYSLNGTINKSENGLRFDTDIFIKTYNLYKELRKVSNIESKSWWNSEVNDFNDDKTAILIGFSNHLNNLNPSEYGIAPIPGNKPALGGGLIGINKFSKKDEACVVFFKWLFQYQIQHEIALMGGDIPAKDLFFEREIYEKFPFLSHSTDFYHNGIRKTKLSNITNLYTLLFEKIVGKEIKKGIDKNLDAASVLININTTLLLNREKLISKSGH; this is translated from the coding sequence ATGAGCAAAGTAACTATTACAGATATTGCTAAAGAGGCCCAAGTTAGTTTAGGAACAGTATCAAACGTTCTCAACCATCGAGGAAATGTAAAAGCTGATACCATCCGTAAAGTCGAACAAGCTGCCATCAAATTAAACTATGTTCGAGATATTTCTGCATTATCAATTAGACAAAAAAAATCCACTCAAATTGCGTTGATGATCCCGCAATTGAATGAATTTACAAATGACTTTTATACTAATTTATATCACGAATTAAAAAATATTGGATTGGCCATTAAATTGTATGAAACAAATAACAATTTAGAAATCGAAAAAAATTGTCTCGCACAAATTAAGCAAGAGAATTTCTACGGAATTTTCATAATTAATCACCTAGAATCGGCAACTATTATAAGTAAATTCCTCAATAATCCCAAAAATCTTATTTTCATCGGTAATTATAAGAATAAGAATATTAGACAGGTATCAATTAATTTAAAATCATTAGAAAATAAATTTATCGAACCAACATTCATTATTAAAGATGAATTTGGTATGGGATTTTATAAACAATTCGATACTGCTACCTTTATCAATGACAATATGATTGATATTTATAAAAAAATCAGTGATTATCCTCAAGGAAATTTTGTCACATTCAACAATAAATTGGCCAGCCGTCTTCAAAACATTTCTAGAACTTTAACTAATAAAATCAAGATTATTCTAATAAGTTCAAAAAACATTGTTTCCTTTGAACCTAATACACAAAAAAATGTTTTCCACTATTCAGCAAATAAAATTGCTCTTTCATTAATTAAAATGCTGAAATTTCAAGAAAAGAAATTAAATATCAATATCTATAATACTGATTACCAACAATTTCAATATAATAAACAAAAGATTTCCTTAAATCTGTTATTGTTGGAATCCCCCTTTTCACAAATCATTAAATTCCTACTTCCTGATTTGACTAAAAAGTACAATATCAAAATTAATTTAGCCACTAAGAACTTTTCTCAAATGCGTATGATTTTAAATAGTAATGAATGGCAAAAGTACGATTTAATCCGACTGGATATTAGTGATTTTAATTGGTTTGGTAAAAAATTTTTTCGTCCATTGAATCAATTACCAGAATTAGAGGCTGAACTGAATCGTTTAAACAATTGGAATCAATATATTTATCAGGATAAAATTCCCTATGCCCTTCCATTGGATCCAAGCGTCCAAATCATGCTTTACAAAAATAAAATATTTAGTAACGAAATTATAAAAAAACAATATTCTGAAAATTATAATCAAGACTTAATCCCACCAGTGGATTATCAGTCACTTGTCAATTTGGCAAAATTTCTTAATGATTCAAACGAACCAGAAATGAAAGATATAAAATTGTTATCACTAATAGGAACTGCTGATACATTAATTGCTTCAGAATTTTTGCCATATTATTATTCATTAAATGGCACAATAAATAAATCAGAAAATGGATTACGATTTGATACAGATATTTTCATTAAAACTTATAATTTATACAAAGAACTTAGAAAAGTGAGCAATATTGAATCAAAAAGCTGGTGGAATTCAGAAGTTAACGATTTCAATGATGATAAAACTGCTATTTTGATTGGCTTTTCTAACCATCTAAACAATCTCAATCCGTCGGAGTATGGAATTGCTCCTATACCTGGAAATAAACCAGCTCTAGGTGGCGGATTAATTGGTATCAACAAATTCTCCAAAAAAGATGAAGCCTGTGTTGTATTTTTCAAATGGCTTTTCCAATATCAGATTCAACATGAAATTGCCTTAATGGGTGGTGATATTCCAGCTAAAGATCTTTTCTTTGAGCGAGAAATTTATGAAAAATTCCCATTCTTATCACATTCAACTGATTTTTATCACAATGGGATTCGTAAAACCAAACTATCAAATATTACAAATTTATATACACTTCTATTCGAAAAAATAGTTGGTAAAGAAATAAAAAAAGGTATTGATAAAAATTTAGATGCCGCCTCTGTTTTGATCAATATTAATACTACCTTATTATTAAATCGTGAGAAGTTGATTTCTAAAAGCGGTCATTAA
- a CDS encoding polysaccharide lyase family 8 super-sandwich domain-containing protein, with the protein MVYIGTILSALSLQTTTVSADETKENENQSEQTSESTSVIQSQKNNSKTDINNEENLSKNSSAKNENIQNNNLNSKNSARNSINTNNRTIIYNQQVQTDDGQQTDTHNLNTSNKVSNNSLSNVANNSNDNSDKIISYSKSQNDTNNQYFDQMLQSWKDVTVGDRYYKSNNNEMNQIAAQQDKNVKNLWTSMDKSSGRENLWNGAEELTTSAHITTDYRNLEALAIATSNPGSQYYNNPELIADIVNGFEWLNINKYNQNIKAYGNWWDWEIGTPLFINNIVTVMKPYLTEKQIQNSMDAINFFVPDPDYFRGSIYPQWKAEATGANQVDISKVKIIQALIEKDEIGLKKAINAMEKVFPIVTSGEGFYPDGSFIQHENVGYNGSYGNVLIDGVSQLLGILSNTPYNLSSDSMASIDFWVEKGFSPFIYKGNLMDMVRGRTISRGTFQSNIAAADLIRSLTRVVDTYQNPKKAKFQSLIKYWLSFGDNYQNYLKQMTNYRDVALIENIMNDPSIEAKDYQDNELYNFKSMDKILLKNKQHNYAVGITMSSNRIKRYESLNNENTHGWYTGDGMVFVYNDDANQFNDNYWATVDPQKLPGTTETNAPQKIGSGTTTSSKSFVGASTFGNIGALGNVGSVAMDFVNNDNNLTAHKSWFLMKNGVTALGSNIQNTSSYKAFTYIDNRKLNDSSNYKVYVNGGLIQTPLNKINELKNVRSIYLESNVPGESIGYKFIIPQDLNLGLVERKGSWSEINKAQSRNEYLRKYLEIFVEHTSKNNRYNYVTYPNINLIDFNKINTPTIIKNNDDVQALKFGNNIGVNVFNDTNETIEDMNFSTPLSLTRINNGNQIIFGLSDPSQNSKNESSFKLKDNGFKVMDKSQGIQVRLVNGYWNISLTENGHDGNTQVLTLRK; encoded by the coding sequence ATGGTTTATATAGGTACTATTTTATCAGCGTTATCATTACAAACGACTACAGTTTCTGCCGATGAAACTAAGGAGAACGAAAATCAATCTGAACAAACATCAGAGTCAACTTCCGTTATTCAAAGTCAGAAAAATAACTCTAAAACTGATATTAATAATGAAGAAAATCTTTCTAAGAATTCTTCAGCAAAAAATGAAAACATTCAAAATAACAATTTGAATAGCAAAAATAGTGCTCGCAATTCCATCAATACTAATAATAGAACAATTATATATAATCAACAGGTTCAAACGGATGACGGCCAACAAACTGATACACATAATTTGAATACTTCTAACAAAGTTTCTAATAATAGTTTATCTAATGTCGCCAATAATTCGAACGATAATTCGGATAAAATAATTAGTTATTCAAAATCTCAAAATGATACTAATAATCAATATTTTGACCAAATGCTTCAATCATGGAAAGACGTGACCGTTGGAGATCGGTACTATAAGTCTAATAACAATGAAATGAATCAAATCGCTGCACAACAAGATAAGAATGTTAAAAATCTCTGGACTAGTATGGATAAGAGTTCTGGTAGAGAAAATCTTTGGAATGGAGCAGAAGAATTAACTACATCAGCACATATTACAACTGATTATAGAAATCTAGAGGCACTTGCCATTGCAACATCCAATCCAGGATCACAATATTACAACAATCCTGAACTAATTGCGGATATAGTAAATGGCTTTGAGTGGTTGAATATTAACAAATATAATCAAAATATTAAAGCTTATGGAAATTGGTGGGATTGGGAAATTGGTACTCCATTATTCATCAATAATATTGTTACTGTGATGAAGCCATACTTAACTGAAAAGCAAATCCAAAATTCTATGGATGCAATTAATTTCTTTGTACCAGATCCTGACTATTTCAGAGGCAGTATATATCCTCAATGGAAGGCAGAGGCTACTGGTGCCAATCAGGTAGATATTAGTAAGGTTAAAATTATACAAGCCTTGATTGAAAAAGATGAAATTGGTTTAAAAAAAGCAATTAATGCTATGGAAAAAGTTTTTCCAATAGTTACATCGGGAGAAGGATTCTATCCTGATGGCTCATTTATTCAACATGAGAATGTTGGCTACAATGGATCTTATGGGAATGTTCTTATAGATGGGGTATCGCAATTACTAGGCATACTTTCTAATACGCCATACAATTTGAGCTCTGATTCCATGGCTTCCATTGATTTTTGGGTAGAAAAAGGATTTTCACCATTTATTTATAAAGGAAATTTAATGGATATGGTTAGAGGAAGAACAATTTCTAGAGGAACATTCCAGTCTAATATAGCCGCTGCAGACCTAATTAGATCACTTACTAGAGTCGTTGATACTTATCAAAATCCAAAAAAAGCAAAGTTTCAAAGTCTTATCAAGTATTGGTTGAGTTTTGGAGATAATTATCAAAACTATTTGAAACAGATGACAAATTATCGTGATGTTGCATTGATTGAGAATATTATGAATGATCCTTCCATTGAAGCTAAAGATTACCAAGATAACGAATTATACAATTTTAAGAGTATGGATAAAATCTTACTCAAGAATAAACAACACAATTATGCTGTTGGTATTACAATGTCATCAAATAGAATCAAACGTTACGAATCTTTGAATAATGAAAATACACATGGTTGGTATACAGGTGATGGTATGGTTTTTGTTTATAATGACGATGCCAACCAATTTAACGACAATTACTGGGCAACCGTTGATCCACAAAAATTGCCTGGTACAACTGAAACAAATGCACCACAAAAAATTGGTAGTGGTACAACAACTTCATCTAAGTCATTTGTTGGAGCTTCAACATTTGGGAATATAGGTGCTTTAGGTAATGTAGGATCGGTTGCAATGGATTTTGTAAACAATGATAACAACTTAACCGCTCATAAATCCTGGTTCTTAATGAAGAATGGTGTTACGGCTTTGGGAAGCAATATTCAAAATACTTCATCATACAAAGCTTTTACTTATATTGACAATAGAAAACTAAATGATTCTTCAAATTATAAAGTTTATGTCAATGGAGGTCTCATTCAAACACCATTAAACAAGATAAATGAATTAAAGAATGTTCGTTCCATTTACTTAGAATCTAATGTTCCAGGTGAATCCATAGGCTATAAGTTCATAATTCCTCAAGATTTAAATTTAGGATTAGTAGAACGTAAAGGTTCTTGGTCAGAAATCAATAAAGCTCAAAGTAGAAATGAATATTTGAGGAAATATTTAGAAATATTTGTTGAGCATACTTCTAAAAATAATAGATATAATTATGTCACATACCCTAATATTAATTTAATTGATTTCAATAAGATAAATACGCCTACAATCATAAAGAATAATGATGATGTGCAAGCGTTGAAATTTGGTAATAATATTGGTGTAAATGTATTTAATGATACCAATGAAACAATTGAAGATATGAATTTCTCAACACCATTATCTCTAACTAGAATTAATAACGGTAATCAAATAATCTTTGGGTTATCTGATCCTAGTCAAAATTCAAAAAATGAATCTTCTTTTAAATTAAAAGATAATGGGTTTAAAGTCATGGATAAAAGTCAGGGGATTCAAGTTCGGTTAGTTAATGGGTATTGGAATATTTCGTTAACAGAAAATGGTCATGATGGTAATACTCAAGTTTTAACTCTAAGAAAATAA